One stretch of Chelonia mydas isolate rCheMyd1 chromosome 21, rCheMyd1.pri.v2, whole genome shotgun sequence DNA includes these proteins:
- the KCNC4 gene encoding potassium voltage-gated channel subfamily C member 4 isoform X2, whose translation MISSVCVSSYRGRKSGNKPPSKTCLKEEMAKGEESDKITINVGGTRHETYKSTLRTLPGTRLAWLADPDAQSNFDFDGKSNEFFFDRHPGIFSYVLNYYRTGKLHCPADICGPLFEEELTYWGIDETDVEPCCWMTYRQHRDAEEALDIFESPEPGAGGEEAEEEGGREMALQRLGMDDRSPGAAGATGGRGCCRNWQPRMWALFEDPYSSRAARIVAFSSLFFILVSITTFCLETHEAFNRNVNVTETMVVGNTTKVLLTNKVETEPVLTYIEGVCVLWFTLEFLVRIICCPDKLLFIKNLLNIIDFVAILPFYLEVGLSGLSSKAARDVLGFLRVVRFVRILRIFKLTRHFVGLRVLGHTLRASTNEFLLLIIFLALGVLIFATMIYYAERIGAKPSDPSGSGHTHFKNIPIGFWWAVVTMTTLGYGDMYPKTWSGMLVGALCALAGVLTIAMPVPVIVNNFGMYYSLAMAKQKLPKKKKKHIPRPAPLDSPTYCKSEDNSPRNSTQSDTCPLAAEEVVVERKRSDSKQNGDANTVLSDEEQPLSSSHEEKRPMRRSSTRDKTKKAATCFLLNAGDFPCAADSGIRKGTAKNN comes from the exons ATGATCAGCTCGGTGTGTGTCTCATCGTACCGTGGACGCAAGTCTGGGAACAAACCACCCTCCAAAACATGCCTGAAGGAAGAGATGGCCAAAGGGGAAGAGTCGGACAAGATCACCATCAACGTAGGGGGCACCAGGCATGAGACCTACAAGAGCACCTTGCGGACGTTGCCCGGCACCCGCCTGGCTTGGCTGGCCGACCCCGATGCCCAGAGCAACTTCGACTTCGACGGCAAGAGCAATGAGTTCTTCTTCGACCGCCACCCGGGCATCTTCTCCTATGTGCTCAATTACTACCGCACGGGCAAGCTGCACTGCCCCGCTGACATCTGCGGGCCCCTCTTCGAGGAGGAGCTGACCTACTGGGGCATCGATGAGACCGAcgtggagccctgctgctggatgACCTACCGGCAGCACCGGGATGCCGAGGAGGCGCTGGACATCTTCGAGAGCCCCGAGCccggggcaggaggagaggaggccgaggaggaagggggcagggagatggCCCTCCAGCGCTTGGGCATGGACGACCGGTCGCCGGGGGCTGCTGGGGCCACGGGAGGGCGTGGATGCTGCCGCAACTGGCAGCCTAGGATGTGGGCGCTCTTCGAGGATCCCTACTCGTCCAGGGCAGCAAGG ATAGTTGCCTTCTCCTCGCTCTTCTTCATCCTGGTCTCCATCACGACATTCTGCCTGGAGACTCATGAGGCCTTTAATAGAAATGTCAACGTGACTGAGACGATGGTGGTTGGCAACACCACAAAGGTTCTGCTGACGAATAAGGTGGAGACAGAGCCCGTCCTCACCTACATCGAGGGGGTGTGCGTCCTGTGGTTCACGCTGGAGTTCCTGGTGCGCATCATTTGCTGCCCAGATAAGCTGCTCTTCATCAAGAACCTGCTCAACATCATTGACTTTGTGGCTATCTTGCCCTTCTACCTGGAGGTAGGCCTCAGTGGCCTGTCCTCCAAGGCTGCCCGGGACGTGCTGGGCTTCCTGAGGGTGGTCCGTTTCGTCCGGATCCTCCGGATCTTCAAGCTGACACGGCACTTTGTGGGGCTCCGGGTGCTAGGCCACACACTCCGGGCCAGCACCAATGAGTTCTtgctcctcatcatcttcctggCCTTGGGGGTCTTGATCTTTGCTACAATGATCTACTATGCCGAGCGGATTGGGGCCAAGCCATCCGACCCCAGCGGCAGTGGCCACACTCACTTTAAGAACATCCCCATTGGGTTCTGGTGGGCGGTGGTCACCATGACAACATTGGGCTATGGTGACATGTACCCCAAGACCTGGTCGGGCATGCTGGTGGGGGCGCTGTGTGCCCTGGCCGGGGTACTCACCATCGCCATGCCGGTGCCTGTCATCGTCAACAACTTTGGCATGTACTACTCACTAGCTATGGCCAAGCAGAAGCtcccaaagaagaagaaaaagcatATACCCCGTCCAGCCCCACTGGACTCCCCCACATACTGCAAGTCCGAGGACAACTCGCCCCGCAACAGCACGCAGAGCGACACCTGCCCCCTGGCAgcggaggaggtggtggtggagagAAAGCGATCAG ACTCCAAGCAGAATGGCGACGCCAACACCGTGCTGTCAGACGAGGAGCAGCCCCTCTCGTCCTCGCATGAGGAGAAACGGCCGATGAGGCGCTCCAGCACCAGGGACAAAACCAAGAAAGCGGCCACCTGCTTTCTGCTGAATGCCGGCGATTTCCCCTGCGCGGCCGACAGCGGCATCCGGAAAGGTACAG caAAAAACAACTGA
- the KCNC4 gene encoding potassium voltage-gated channel subfamily C member 4 isoform X3 produces MISSVCVSSYRGRKSGNKPPSKTCLKEEMAKGEESDKITINVGGTRHETYKSTLRTLPGTRLAWLADPDAQSNFDFDGKSNEFFFDRHPGIFSYVLNYYRTGKLHCPADICGPLFEEELTYWGIDETDVEPCCWMTYRQHRDAEEALDIFESPEPGAGGEEAEEEGGREMALQRLGMDDRSPGAAGATGGRGCCRNWQPRMWALFEDPYSSRAARIVAFSSLFFILVSITTFCLETHEAFNRNVNVTETMVVGNTTKVLLTNKVETEPVLTYIEGVCVLWFTLEFLVRIICCPDKLLFIKNLLNIIDFVAILPFYLEVGLSGLSSKAARDVLGFLRVVRFVRILRIFKLTRHFVGLRVLGHTLRASTNEFLLLIIFLALGVLIFATMIYYAERIGAKPSDPSGSGHTHFKNIPIGFWWAVVTMTTLGYGDMYPKTWSGMLVGALCALAGVLTIAMPVPVIVNNFGMYYSLAMAKQKLPKKKKKHIPRPAPLDSPTYCKSEDNSPRNSTQSDTCPLAAEEVVVERKRSDSKQNGDANTVLSDEEQPLSSSHEEKRPMRRSSTRDKTKKAATCFLLNAGDFPCAADSGIRKAKNN; encoded by the exons ATGATCAGCTCGGTGTGTGTCTCATCGTACCGTGGACGCAAGTCTGGGAACAAACCACCCTCCAAAACATGCCTGAAGGAAGAGATGGCCAAAGGGGAAGAGTCGGACAAGATCACCATCAACGTAGGGGGCACCAGGCATGAGACCTACAAGAGCACCTTGCGGACGTTGCCCGGCACCCGCCTGGCTTGGCTGGCCGACCCCGATGCCCAGAGCAACTTCGACTTCGACGGCAAGAGCAATGAGTTCTTCTTCGACCGCCACCCGGGCATCTTCTCCTATGTGCTCAATTACTACCGCACGGGCAAGCTGCACTGCCCCGCTGACATCTGCGGGCCCCTCTTCGAGGAGGAGCTGACCTACTGGGGCATCGATGAGACCGAcgtggagccctgctgctggatgACCTACCGGCAGCACCGGGATGCCGAGGAGGCGCTGGACATCTTCGAGAGCCCCGAGCccggggcaggaggagaggaggccgaggaggaagggggcagggagatggCCCTCCAGCGCTTGGGCATGGACGACCGGTCGCCGGGGGCTGCTGGGGCCACGGGAGGGCGTGGATGCTGCCGCAACTGGCAGCCTAGGATGTGGGCGCTCTTCGAGGATCCCTACTCGTCCAGGGCAGCAAGG ATAGTTGCCTTCTCCTCGCTCTTCTTCATCCTGGTCTCCATCACGACATTCTGCCTGGAGACTCATGAGGCCTTTAATAGAAATGTCAACGTGACTGAGACGATGGTGGTTGGCAACACCACAAAGGTTCTGCTGACGAATAAGGTGGAGACAGAGCCCGTCCTCACCTACATCGAGGGGGTGTGCGTCCTGTGGTTCACGCTGGAGTTCCTGGTGCGCATCATTTGCTGCCCAGATAAGCTGCTCTTCATCAAGAACCTGCTCAACATCATTGACTTTGTGGCTATCTTGCCCTTCTACCTGGAGGTAGGCCTCAGTGGCCTGTCCTCCAAGGCTGCCCGGGACGTGCTGGGCTTCCTGAGGGTGGTCCGTTTCGTCCGGATCCTCCGGATCTTCAAGCTGACACGGCACTTTGTGGGGCTCCGGGTGCTAGGCCACACACTCCGGGCCAGCACCAATGAGTTCTtgctcctcatcatcttcctggCCTTGGGGGTCTTGATCTTTGCTACAATGATCTACTATGCCGAGCGGATTGGGGCCAAGCCATCCGACCCCAGCGGCAGTGGCCACACTCACTTTAAGAACATCCCCATTGGGTTCTGGTGGGCGGTGGTCACCATGACAACATTGGGCTATGGTGACATGTACCCCAAGACCTGGTCGGGCATGCTGGTGGGGGCGCTGTGTGCCCTGGCCGGGGTACTCACCATCGCCATGCCGGTGCCTGTCATCGTCAACAACTTTGGCATGTACTACTCACTAGCTATGGCCAAGCAGAAGCtcccaaagaagaagaaaaagcatATACCCCGTCCAGCCCCACTGGACTCCCCCACATACTGCAAGTCCGAGGACAACTCGCCCCGCAACAGCACGCAGAGCGACACCTGCCCCCTGGCAgcggaggaggtggtggtggagagAAAGCGATCAG ACTCCAAGCAGAATGGCGACGCCAACACCGTGCTGTCAGACGAGGAGCAGCCCCTCTCGTCCTCGCATGAGGAGAAACGGCCGATGAGGCGCTCCAGCACCAGGGACAAAACCAAGAAAGCGGCCACCTGCTTTCTGCTGAATGCCGGCGATTTCCCCTGCGCGGCCGACAGCGGCATCCGGAAAG caAAAAACAACTGA
- the KCNC4 gene encoding potassium voltage-gated channel subfamily C member 4 isoform X1 → MISSVCVSSYRGRKSGNKPPSKTCLKEEMAKGEESDKITINVGGTRHETYKSTLRTLPGTRLAWLADPDAQSNFDFDGKSNEFFFDRHPGIFSYVLNYYRTGKLHCPADICGPLFEEELTYWGIDETDVEPCCWMTYRQHRDAEEALDIFESPEPGAGGEEAEEEGGREMALQRLGMDDRSPGAAGATGGRGCCRNWQPRMWALFEDPYSSRAARIVAFSSLFFILVSITTFCLETHEAFNRNVNVTETMVVGNTTKVLLTNKVETEPVLTYIEGVCVLWFTLEFLVRIICCPDKLLFIKNLLNIIDFVAILPFYLEVGLSGLSSKAARDVLGFLRVVRFVRILRIFKLTRHFVGLRVLGHTLRASTNEFLLLIIFLALGVLIFATMIYYAERIGAKPSDPSGSGHTHFKNIPIGFWWAVVTMTTLGYGDMYPKTWSGMLVGALCALAGVLTIAMPVPVIVNNFGMYYSLAMAKQKLPKKKKKHIPRPAPLDSPTYCKSEDNSPRNSTQSDTCPLAAEEVVVERKRSDSKQNGDANTVLSDEEQPLSSSHEEKRPMRRSSTRDKTKKAATCFLLNAGDFPCAADSGIRKGTGLSNPL, encoded by the exons ATGATCAGCTCGGTGTGTGTCTCATCGTACCGTGGACGCAAGTCTGGGAACAAACCACCCTCCAAAACATGCCTGAAGGAAGAGATGGCCAAAGGGGAAGAGTCGGACAAGATCACCATCAACGTAGGGGGCACCAGGCATGAGACCTACAAGAGCACCTTGCGGACGTTGCCCGGCACCCGCCTGGCTTGGCTGGCCGACCCCGATGCCCAGAGCAACTTCGACTTCGACGGCAAGAGCAATGAGTTCTTCTTCGACCGCCACCCGGGCATCTTCTCCTATGTGCTCAATTACTACCGCACGGGCAAGCTGCACTGCCCCGCTGACATCTGCGGGCCCCTCTTCGAGGAGGAGCTGACCTACTGGGGCATCGATGAGACCGAcgtggagccctgctgctggatgACCTACCGGCAGCACCGGGATGCCGAGGAGGCGCTGGACATCTTCGAGAGCCCCGAGCccggggcaggaggagaggaggccgaggaggaagggggcagggagatggCCCTCCAGCGCTTGGGCATGGACGACCGGTCGCCGGGGGCTGCTGGGGCCACGGGAGGGCGTGGATGCTGCCGCAACTGGCAGCCTAGGATGTGGGCGCTCTTCGAGGATCCCTACTCGTCCAGGGCAGCAAGG ATAGTTGCCTTCTCCTCGCTCTTCTTCATCCTGGTCTCCATCACGACATTCTGCCTGGAGACTCATGAGGCCTTTAATAGAAATGTCAACGTGACTGAGACGATGGTGGTTGGCAACACCACAAAGGTTCTGCTGACGAATAAGGTGGAGACAGAGCCCGTCCTCACCTACATCGAGGGGGTGTGCGTCCTGTGGTTCACGCTGGAGTTCCTGGTGCGCATCATTTGCTGCCCAGATAAGCTGCTCTTCATCAAGAACCTGCTCAACATCATTGACTTTGTGGCTATCTTGCCCTTCTACCTGGAGGTAGGCCTCAGTGGCCTGTCCTCCAAGGCTGCCCGGGACGTGCTGGGCTTCCTGAGGGTGGTCCGTTTCGTCCGGATCCTCCGGATCTTCAAGCTGACACGGCACTTTGTGGGGCTCCGGGTGCTAGGCCACACACTCCGGGCCAGCACCAATGAGTTCTtgctcctcatcatcttcctggCCTTGGGGGTCTTGATCTTTGCTACAATGATCTACTATGCCGAGCGGATTGGGGCCAAGCCATCCGACCCCAGCGGCAGTGGCCACACTCACTTTAAGAACATCCCCATTGGGTTCTGGTGGGCGGTGGTCACCATGACAACATTGGGCTATGGTGACATGTACCCCAAGACCTGGTCGGGCATGCTGGTGGGGGCGCTGTGTGCCCTGGCCGGGGTACTCACCATCGCCATGCCGGTGCCTGTCATCGTCAACAACTTTGGCATGTACTACTCACTAGCTATGGCCAAGCAGAAGCtcccaaagaagaagaaaaagcatATACCCCGTCCAGCCCCACTGGACTCCCCCACATACTGCAAGTCCGAGGACAACTCGCCCCGCAACAGCACGCAGAGCGACACCTGCCCCCTGGCAgcggaggaggtggtggtggagagAAAGCGATCAG ACTCCAAGCAGAATGGCGACGCCAACACCGTGCTGTCAGACGAGGAGCAGCCCCTCTCGTCCTCGCATGAGGAGAAACGGCCGATGAGGCGCTCCAGCACCAGGGACAAAACCAAGAAAGCGGCCACCTGCTTTCTGCTGAATGCCGGCGATTTCCCCTGCGCGGCCGACAGCGGCATCCGGAAAGGTACAG